The following proteins are encoded in a genomic region of Diabrotica virgifera virgifera chromosome 1, PGI_DIABVI_V3a:
- the LOC114331337 gene encoding protein lin-9 homolog: protein MTNENMTIKQEVMEDDDMEIDEDLPTLGPAALGLQRVGTVPPPKPTPTQPPQVLNARGMPARIRKKNRLFFDDDIVNTPHHRVPSAKKQKATPSKKPTPVKVKLERNEYKSTPKKTPSKEVKHERDSPPPVLNSPDRKIGQKIGLRLRNLLKLPKAHKWVCYEWFYSNIDRCLFDGDNDFTICLKESFPDLKLKELTRVEWTKIRRMMGKPRRCSQAFFNEERLELEKKRKKIRALQQRKATDMTSFKDLPPEVPMQLVIGTKVTARLRKPQDGLFTGSIDAVDTSNNTYRITFERQGLGTHSVPDYEVLSNEPPETISILSFQATFRPRNNVSFSPVLKSPVINNLKLRKDPLLSGSLLNTPPFLPSLDEGKIGGYPAKLLEKMVLVTKILNVKKMKIKMLKKLNSEAEKLFSFDEDIPDDFERTYAGVLVDLEKLNFDLQKYLDEMQIYCKQIAPEPSVAAMLTPSHLREKCREEAKDIVDKHNCIIASDKDPCQNPSILDLITDLTSLLLQVKNMSDAESNAYELQVLQGTMEQIKRKLTPVNQQVFQANVEVHMKHIEVGLNQINIDKLLLGTKI from the coding sequence ATGACCAACGAAAACATGACCATAAAGCAAGAGGTGATGGAGGATGATGACATGGAAATAGATGAGGATCTTCCCACATTAGGTCCTGCTGCTTTAGGATTGCAAAGAGTTGGCACAGTGCCTCCCCCAAAACCCACTCCTACACAACCCCCACAAGTCTTAAATGCTCGAGGGATGCCGGCTAGGATAAGAAAGAAAAATAGACTATTTTTTGATGACGATATTGTAAATACTCCACACCACAGAGTTCCAAGTGCTAAGAAGCAAAAAGCTACACCATCCAAAAAACCGACACCCGTGAAAGTGAAATTAGAGAGGAATGAATATAAATCTACTCCTAAAAAGACTCCATCTAAGGAAGTTAAGCATGAAAGAGACTCCCCTCCGCCTGTTTTAAACTCTCCAGATagaaaaattggtcaaaaaataggACTGAGGCTTAGAAATTTACTGAAATTACCAAAAGCTCACAAATGGGTATGTTATGAATGGTTTTATAGCAATATTGATCGCTGTCTCTTTGATGGGGACAATGATTTTACTATTTGTTTGAAAGAATCCTTCCCCGATTTAAAATTGAAAGAATTAACTAGAGTAGAATGGACGAAGATTAGAAGAATGATGGGTAAACCTCGTAGATGTTCTCAAGCATTTTTCAATGAAGAAAGACTAGAATtggaaaagaaaagaaagaaaatacGAGCCCTACAACAAAGAAAAGCAACAGATATGACTAGTTTTAAAGACCTACCGCCAGAAGTTCCTATGCAATTGGTTATAGGAACCAAGGTAACAGCAAGATTAAGAAAACCACAAGATGGTCTTTTTACTGGCAGTATTGATGCTGTTGATACCTCAAACAATACATACCGTATTACTTTTGAGAGACAAGGCTTGGGAACTCATTCCGTACCTGACTATGAAGTTCTTTCAAATGAACCTCCAGAAACGATATCAATACTGAGTTTTCAAGCTACATTCAGACCTAGAAATAATGTCTCCTTTTCTCCTGTATTAAAGAGTCCTGTTATAAATAATCTGAAATTAAGAAAAGATCCTTTGCTCTCAGGTTCATTGCTCAATACTCCTCCCTTCTTACCTTCTTTAGATGAGGGTAAAATAGGCGGTTACCCTgcaaaattattagaaaagatGGTTTTGGTTACTAAAATTCTgaacgttaaaaaaatgaaaataaaaatgttaaaaaagctgAATTCAGAAGCTGAAAAACTGTTTTCGTTTGATGAAGATATTCCTGATGATTTTGAAAGAACATACGCAGGTGTACTTGTCGaccttgaaaaattaaattttgatctCCAAAAGTATCTTGACGAAATGCAAATTTACTGCAAACAGATAGCACCGGAACCCAGCGTGGCAGCTATGCTCACACCTTCGCATTTGAGAGAAAAATGTCGCGAAGAAGCTAAAGATATTGTAGATAAGCATAACTGTATTATAGCTTCGGACAAAGATCCTTGCCAGAATCCTTCAATATTGGATTTAATCACAGATCTCACATCACTATTACTTCAAGTTAAAAACATGTCCGATGCCGAAAGCAATGCCTATGAGCTGCAAGTGTTGCAAGGTACGATGGAACAAATTAAAAGGAAACTTACTCCCGTTAATCAACAAGTTTTTCAGGCTAATGTAGAAGTGCATATGAAACACATTGAAGTAGGTTTAAATCAGATTAATATTGACAAATTACTTTTGGGTACAAAAATTTAA